One Sanguibacter keddieii DSM 10542 genomic window carries:
- a CDS encoding Rv2175c family DNA-binding protein, protein MNTTEQNPLDPTDAPSAHDLETARIDALVGEWLSLPVVAEKLGTSTSSVRNALGERRIVGMRRGERNVFGIPAAFLVPSHLSNPADVKQVRLTADGTEKIIILPALKGTVILLGDLGLSDEEIVSWLFSDDAMLGESPMAALRAGRKSAVRRAGQALG, encoded by the coding sequence GTGAACACGACCGAGCAGAACCCTCTCGACCCCACCGACGCGCCGTCCGCGCACGACCTGGAGACCGCGCGCATCGACGCGCTGGTCGGGGAGTGGCTGAGCCTGCCCGTGGTCGCCGAGAAGCTCGGGACCTCGACCTCGTCGGTCCGCAACGCGCTCGGCGAGCGCCGCATCGTCGGGATGCGTCGCGGCGAGCGCAACGTCTTCGGCATCCCCGCCGCGTTCCTCGTGCCCTCGCACCTGTCGAACCCGGCCGACGTCAAGCAGGTCCGTCTCACCGCAGACGGCACGGAGAAGATCATCATCCTCCCGGCGCTCAAGGGCACGGTGATCCTGCTCGGGGACCTCGGTCTGAGCGACGAGGAGATCGTCTCGTGGCTCTTCAGCGACGACGCCATGCTCGGCGAGTCGCCGATGGCTGCGCTGCGCGCCGGCCGCAAGAGCGCCGTCCGCCGTGCGGGTCAGGCGCTCGGCTAG
- a CDS encoding lysophospholipid acyltransferase family protein, whose amino-acid sequence MKRVLVGPLLRLMFRPWVRGLENIPGDGPAIIASNHLAVIDSFVLPLVLDREIVFIGKAEYFSGTGLKGRITAGFMRGVGTIPVDRSGGKASEAALRTGLNRLNDGGLFGIYPEGTRSPDGRLYRGKTGVARLALESGAPVIPVAMIGTDKAQPIGKRLPKPMRIGIVIGEPLDFSRYSGMENDRFILRSVTDEILYSLMSISGQEYVDIYAATQKARIAAGVKATQAGPATPSAPGGRQAPDVQVPEPPQETPGPSVD is encoded by the coding sequence ATGAAGCGAGTCCTGGTCGGACCGCTTCTGAGACTCATGTTCCGACCCTGGGTGCGCGGGCTCGAGAACATCCCCGGCGACGGCCCCGCGATCATCGCGAGCAACCACCTCGCCGTCATCGACTCCTTCGTCCTCCCGCTCGTCCTCGACCGCGAGATCGTGTTCATCGGCAAGGCGGAGTACTTCTCCGGGACCGGCCTCAAAGGCCGCATCACCGCGGGCTTCATGCGCGGGGTCGGCACCATCCCGGTCGACCGCTCCGGCGGCAAGGCCAGCGAGGCCGCCCTGCGGACGGGCCTCAACCGTCTGAACGACGGCGGGCTGTTCGGCATCTACCCCGAGGGCACCCGCAGCCCCGACGGGCGCCTCTACCGCGGCAAGACCGGCGTCGCCCGCCTGGCGCTCGAGTCCGGCGCACCCGTGATCCCCGTCGCGATGATCGGCACCGACAAGGCCCAGCCGATCGGCAAGCGCCTGCCCAAGCCGATGCGCATCGGCATCGTCATCGGCGAGCCTCTCGACTTCTCCCGGTACTCCGGGATGGAGAACGACCGCTTCATCCTGCGCTCGGTGACCGACGAGATCCTGTACTCGCTCATGAGCATCTCGGGCCAGGAGTACGTCGACATCTACGCCGCCACGCAGAAGGCCCGGATCGCGGCCGGGGTCAAGGCGACCCAGGCCGGCCCCGCCACCCCCAGCGCGCCCGGCGGGCGCCAGGCACCCGACGTCCAGGTGCCGGAACCGCCCCAGGAGACCCCCGGTCCGTCAGTAGACTGA
- a CDS encoding Stk1 family PASTA domain-containing Ser/Thr kinase, which translates to MTDGLVGRLVDGRYEVLERIARGGMATVYLATDRRLDREVAVKVMHPHLADGASGADFVSRFRREARAAARLTHPGLVAVYDQGVDGETSYLTMEYIDGTNLRHRLQDEGPFTVGEALDVVEHVLDALAAAHRHDLVHRDIKPENILLATDGRIKVADFGLARAVTEVTSTATGTILGTVAYLGPELIATGQCDTRTDVYAVGVMLFEMLTGAPPFTGATPIQVAFQHVNSSVPAPSTMVPWLPVEVDELTCALAARTPDDRPVDATAALAYLRRVRAELDGDMLGRRADRPASPAAETPAASGADDGPDSDDHDSADLSALLTATGATGPARAPSPEPSEPPTVGSVVGTVSTAHLTGRGSDRTGSAETATVRPPRAESHTQQAENLTQSLSHVGHGSTIALTIGAGELDQESPEDDRPRVRRRRRALLWTLLVVLLLGGGGAAATSWWFSSGPGHYTEVPAGLVAVPADDAVTALTTAGLGSSTTEAFSDTVPEGTVVDARPAEGDRIPKDGSVELVVSQGIETFVVPEGLTNIPSADAEAALRSTGFTQITGEEQWSTDVPVGVVLSLSVAEGATLPHNEPVVLTISKGPEPVTVPSVVSLTLDEATEQLAALDISVVTEEAYDENVPEGAVVSQSIEDGAESQRGAEITLTVSLGLPFVTVPDVIAKPVAEAKAELEDAGFTVDVVYWLGVFGNEVRSQSSDPGTQLRQGSTITLRL; encoded by the coding sequence GTGACTGATGGACTCGTCGGCCGGCTGGTCGACGGGCGCTACGAGGTGCTCGAACGCATCGCGCGCGGCGGGATGGCGACCGTGTACCTCGCGACCGACCGTCGCCTCGACCGCGAGGTGGCGGTCAAGGTCATGCACCCGCACCTGGCCGACGGAGCCTCCGGGGCCGACTTCGTGTCCCGGTTCCGCCGCGAGGCACGCGCCGCCGCCCGGCTGACCCACCCCGGTCTGGTGGCCGTCTACGACCAGGGTGTCGACGGCGAGACCAGCTACCTCACGATGGAGTACATCGACGGGACGAACCTGCGGCACCGCCTGCAGGACGAGGGGCCCTTCACCGTCGGCGAGGCCCTCGACGTCGTCGAGCACGTCCTCGACGCGCTCGCCGCTGCCCACCGCCACGACCTGGTGCACCGCGACATCAAGCCCGAGAACATCCTGCTGGCCACCGACGGGCGGATCAAGGTCGCAGACTTCGGGCTGGCCCGCGCCGTCACCGAGGTGACCTCGACCGCCACGGGCACCATCCTGGGCACCGTCGCGTACCTGGGCCCCGAGCTCATCGCGACCGGGCAGTGCGACACCCGGACCGACGTGTACGCCGTCGGCGTGATGCTCTTCGAGATGCTCACCGGGGCCCCGCCCTTCACCGGGGCGACCCCCATCCAGGTGGCCTTCCAGCACGTCAACAGCTCCGTCCCGGCTCCGTCGACCATGGTGCCCTGGCTCCCGGTCGAGGTCGACGAGCTCACGTGCGCCCTCGCAGCGAGGACTCCCGACGACCGCCCCGTCGACGCGACCGCAGCGCTCGCCTACCTCCGGCGGGTCCGCGCAGAGCTGGACGGCGACATGCTCGGACGCCGCGCCGACCGGCCGGCCAGCCCAGCGGCAGAGACACCTGCAGCCTCTGGCGCAGATGACGGTCCTGACTCCGACGACCACGACTCCGCCGACCTGTCAGCACTGCTCACCGCGACCGGTGCGACCGGCCCGGCGCGCGCCCCGTCACCGGAGCCCTCGGAGCCGCCGACCGTCGGCAGCGTCGTCGGCACGGTCAGCACCGCCCACCTCACCGGTCGCGGCAGCGACAGGACCGGCAGCGCAGAGACTGCGACCGTCCGACCGCCGCGCGCCGAGAGCCACACCCAGCAGGCCGAGAACCTCACCCAGTCGCTGTCCCACGTCGGGCACGGCTCGACCATCGCCCTGACCATCGGTGCCGGCGAGCTCGACCAGGAGAGCCCCGAGGACGACCGCCCGCGCGTCCGCCGCCGCCGACGCGCGCTGCTGTGGACGCTGCTGGTCGTGCTGCTCCTCGGCGGCGGCGGCGCGGCCGCGACCTCGTGGTGGTTCTCTTCTGGCCCTGGCCACTACACCGAGGTCCCGGCGGGTCTCGTCGCGGTCCCGGCCGACGACGCCGTCACCGCCCTCACCACCGCGGGCCTCGGGTCGAGCACCACCGAGGCCTTCAGCGACACCGTCCCCGAAGGGACCGTCGTCGACGCACGCCCTGCCGAGGGCGACAGGATCCCCAAGGACGGCTCCGTCGAGCTCGTCGTCTCCCAGGGCATCGAGACCTTCGTCGTCCCCGAAGGCCTGACGAACATCCCGTCGGCCGATGCCGAGGCAGCGCTGCGCTCGACCGGCTTCACGCAGATCACCGGCGAGGAGCAGTGGAGCACGGACGTCCCGGTCGGCGTCGTGCTCAGCCTGTCCGTCGCGGAGGGCGCCACGCTCCCCCACAACGAGCCTGTCGTCCTCACCATCTCCAAGGGCCCCGAGCCCGTCACCGTGCCCTCCGTGGTCTCCCTGACGCTGGACGAGGCCACCGAGCAGCTCGCGGCCCTCGACATCTCGGTCGTCACCGAGGAGGCGTACGACGAGAACGTCCCCGAAGGTGCCGTCGTCTCGCAGAGCATCGAGGACGGTGCCGAGTCGCAGCGCGGCGCCGAGATCACCCTCACCGTCTCCCTCGGGCTGCCTTTCGTCACGGTCCCCGACGTCATCGCCAAGCCGGTGGCAGAGGCCAAGGCCGAGCTCGAGGACGCGGGCTTCACCGTCGACGTCGTCTACTGGCTGGGCGTCTTCGGCAACGAGGTCCGTTCGCAGAGCAGCGACCCGGGCACCCAGCTGCGCCAGGGCTCGACGATCACGCTGCGGCTCTGA
- a CDS encoding polyprenyl synthetase family protein — protein sequence MSSLAQPLVDREDLREQVDTRLRAVLAEQRTVLAGISGDADPLADAWSQMLRGGKRLRAAFAYWSWRAHGGAPGGAEAASIVGVGAALELFQAAALFHDDVMDRSDTRRGVPTAHRTFAARHRDAGWSGDADQFGLSAAILLGDLSLVASEDEFLRAVRDVPAAAVAPARSLFTQMRTEVTVGQYLDMHAQMLPWTDDFDADERRAREVVRSKSARYSVESPIAIGAALAGADAEQLATCSAFGLPLGEAFQLRDDLLGAFGDPEATGKPAGDDLREGKRTLLVVRAMRALGPVERAELASRLGAPDLTASDVEKMQRTIRETGAVDEVEQLIETLSGSALATLESSGLSGPAVETLGDLARAAVQRAA from the coding sequence ATGTCATCCCTCGCCCAGCCTCTCGTCGACCGTGAAGACCTCCGAGAGCAGGTGGACACCCGGCTGCGCGCGGTGCTCGCCGAGCAGCGCACCGTCCTCGCCGGCATCAGCGGCGACGCCGACCCTCTCGCCGACGCCTGGTCCCAGATGCTGCGCGGCGGCAAGCGGCTGCGCGCCGCCTTCGCGTACTGGTCGTGGCGCGCGCACGGCGGGGCGCCCGGCGGCGCCGAGGCGGCGAGCATCGTCGGCGTGGGCGCCGCGCTCGAGCTCTTCCAGGCGGCCGCGCTGTTCCACGACGACGTCATGGACCGGTCGGACACCCGCCGTGGCGTCCCGACCGCGCACCGCACCTTCGCGGCCCGGCACCGCGACGCCGGGTGGTCCGGCGACGCCGACCAGTTCGGCCTCTCGGCCGCGATCCTGCTGGGCGACCTCAGCCTGGTGGCCAGCGAGGACGAGTTCCTCCGGGCGGTCAGGGACGTCCCCGCGGCAGCCGTCGCGCCGGCCAGGTCGCTGTTCACCCAGATGCGTACCGAGGTGACCGTCGGGCAGTACCTCGACATGCACGCACAGATGCTCCCGTGGACCGACGACTTCGACGCGGACGAGCGGCGGGCTCGCGAGGTCGTCCGGTCCAAGTCCGCGCGCTACAGCGTCGAGAGCCCGATCGCGATCGGCGCCGCGCTCGCCGGAGCCGACGCGGAGCAGCTCGCGACCTGCAGCGCCTTCGGCCTCCCTCTCGGCGAGGCCTTCCAGCTCCGCGACGACCTGCTCGGCGCCTTCGGAGACCCGGAGGCGACCGGCAAGCCCGCGGGCGACGACCTGCGAGAGGGCAAGCGCACGCTCCTCGTCGTCCGAGCGATGCGTGCCCTCGGCCCCGTCGAGCGCGCAGAGCTCGCGTCGAGGCTCGGCGCCCCCGACCTCACCGCCTCGGACGTGGAGAAGATGCAGCGCACGATCCGCGAGACCGGCGCCGTCGACGAGGTCGAGCAGCTCATCGAGACGCTCAGCGGCAGCGCCCTGGCGACCCTCGAGTCGTCAGGCCTCTCGGGCCCCGCGGTCGAGACCCTCGGCGACCTCGCCCGGGCGGCGGTCCAGCGCGCCGCCTGA
- a CDS encoding DUF4192 domain-containing protein gives MSFTLRVDEPRELLALVPFQLGFHPTESVVLVSLRHPHGQVGLVARADLADLADRDVGRAVADRLVGHLLSDGASATVMVVYTGETVARRPDPLCDVWRVRRTVQEAAGALRLSGTWVVQPTGYRRLGCLDLGCCPPEGRSLDELGSTQVGAHMVLAGASVSASRDTLAHVPSADEADLRRSRAAGVAWTRARAADGLRGPAHVDWLERSLALWRLAVEGRATAAELGQLGAALEDVVLRDAVLLSFVPGADSLPEDLVRSVGAGGPSSNQSAGSADGAGGADSTGVAVGDAVASIIDPGVGVRPGDDAERARRALERVVAHRDDPSAPARTLLALIAWWGGDSALARAHLERGDARARYRLAQLLRRAVDAGLPPGWAAAGAA, from the coding sequence ATGTCCTTCACACTTCGGGTCGACGAGCCCCGCGAGCTGCTCGCCCTCGTCCCCTTCCAGCTCGGCTTCCACCCCACCGAGAGCGTCGTCCTGGTGAGCCTGCGGCACCCGCACGGGCAGGTCGGGCTCGTGGCGCGGGCCGACCTCGCAGACCTCGCCGACCGCGACGTCGGTCGCGCCGTGGCCGACCGGCTGGTGGGTCACCTGCTGTCCGACGGAGCATCCGCCACGGTCATGGTCGTCTACACCGGCGAGACCGTCGCCCGGCGACCAGACCCGCTCTGCGACGTGTGGCGCGTCCGCCGCACGGTCCAGGAGGCGGCCGGTGCTCTTCGGCTCTCCGGGACCTGGGTTGTCCAGCCCACCGGGTACCGCCGGCTCGGCTGCCTCGACCTCGGGTGCTGCCCGCCCGAGGGGCGGTCTCTCGACGAGCTCGGTTCCACCCAGGTAGGAGCGCACATGGTCCTCGCGGGCGCCTCGGTCAGCGCGTCGCGGGACACGCTCGCGCACGTCCCGTCGGCGGACGAGGCAGACCTGCGCCGGTCGCGGGCGGCGGGGGTGGCGTGGACACGCGCCCGGGCCGCCGACGGCCTGCGAGGACCGGCGCACGTCGACTGGCTCGAGCGCAGCCTGGCCCTCTGGCGGCTCGCTGTCGAGGGGCGAGCGACCGCTGCCGAGCTGGGGCAGCTCGGTGCGGCGCTCGAGGACGTGGTGCTCCGGGACGCCGTGCTCCTCTCCTTCGTGCCCGGGGCGGACAGCCTCCCCGAGGACCTGGTGCGGTCCGTGGGTGCTGGCGGTCCGTCCAGCAACCAGAGCGCCGGGAGTGCCGACGGTGCTGGTGGTGCCGACAGCACGGGCGTGGCCGTCGGCGACGCGGTCGCGTCGATCATCGACCCGGGGGTGGGCGTGCGACCTGGAGACGACGCCGAGCGTGCGAGACGCGCCCTCGAGCGGGTCGTCGCCCACCGGGACGACCCGAGCGCCCCCGCGAGGACGCTGCTCGCGCTCATCGCCTGGTGGGGTGGCGACTCGGCGCTGGCCCGGGCGCACCTCGAGCGGGGGGACGCCCGTGCCCGCTACAGGCTCGCGCAGCTGCTGCGCCGCGCCGTCGACGCAGGCCTGCCTCCGGGCTGGGCCGCGGCCGGGGCGGCATGA
- a CDS encoding pyrophosphate--fructose-6-phosphate 1-phosphotransferase — MTVRRVALLTAGGFAPCLSSAVGGLIERYTELAPEVEIIAYQHGYHGLLTGNTIVIDEETRKNAGVLHRFGGSPIGNSRVKLTNAADCVKRGLVQEGENPLTVAAERLKADGVDVLHTIGGDDTNTTAADLAAYLEENGYHLTVVGLPKTIDNDVVPIKQSLGAWTAAEEAAHFAENVIGEHRSGPRMLIVHEVMGRHCGWLTAASAASYRKNLDTKEWVPGIGLTKERWDIHAVFLPELALDIEAEAKRLRTVMDEVGNVNIFLSEGAGMNEIVAQLEASGETVERDPFGHVKLDTINPGAWFAKQFAELLGAEKTMVQKSGYYSRAAAANAEDLRLIKSMTDLAVDCAFRGESGVIGHDEEDGDRLKAIAFPRIAGGKAFDVQQQWFGELLGEIGQDLVPAPAHS, encoded by the coding sequence ATGACGGTCCGTCGCGTTGCGCTCCTCACGGCAGGCGGCTTCGCCCCGTGTCTTTCCTCCGCTGTAGGTGGCCTCATCGAGCGCTACACGGAGCTGGCGCCCGAGGTCGAGATCATCGCCTACCAGCACGGCTACCACGGCCTGCTGACCGGGAACACGATCGTCATCGACGAGGAGACCCGCAAGAACGCCGGTGTCCTGCACCGCTTCGGCGGCTCGCCGATCGGCAACAGCCGCGTCAAGCTCACCAACGCCGCCGACTGCGTCAAGCGCGGGCTCGTCCAGGAGGGCGAGAACCCGCTGACCGTCGCGGCCGAGCGCCTCAAGGCCGACGGCGTCGACGTCCTCCACACCATCGGCGGCGACGACACCAACACGACGGCTGCCGACCTCGCCGCGTACCTCGAGGAGAACGGCTACCACCTCACGGTCGTCGGCCTGCCCAAGACGATCGACAACGACGTCGTGCCGATCAAGCAGTCGCTCGGTGCCTGGACCGCTGCCGAGGAGGCTGCGCACTTCGCGGAGAACGTCATCGGCGAGCACCGCTCGGGCCCGCGCATGCTCATCGTGCACGAGGTCATGGGGCGTCACTGCGGCTGGCTCACGGCGGCGTCCGCCGCGTCCTACCGCAAGAACCTCGACACCAAGGAGTGGGTCCCGGGCATCGGCCTCACCAAGGAGCGGTGGGACATCCACGCGGTGTTCCTCCCCGAGCTCGCGCTCGACATCGAGGCTGAGGCGAAGCGCCTGCGCACCGTGATGGACGAGGTCGGCAACGTCAACATCTTCCTCTCCGAGGGTGCGGGCATGAACGAGATCGTGGCCCAGCTCGAGGCGTCGGGCGAGACCGTCGAGCGCGACCCCTTCGGTCACGTCAAGCTCGACACCATCAACCCGGGTGCCTGGTTCGCCAAGCAGTTCGCCGAGCTCCTCGGTGCCGAGAAGACCATGGTGCAGAAGTCCGGCTACTACTCGCGCGCCGCGGCCGCGAACGCCGAGGACCTGCGCCTCATCAAGTCGATGACGGACCTCGCCGTCGACTGCGCCTTCCGCGGCGAGTCCGGCGTCATCGGGCACGACGAGGAGGACGGCGACCGTCTCAAGGCGATCGCGTTCCCGCGGATCGCCGGCGGCAAGGCCTTCGACGTGCAGCAGCAGTGGTTCGGCGAGCTGCTCGGCGAGATCGGCCAGGACCTGGTGCCCGCCCCCGCCCACTCATGA
- a CDS encoding LysM peptidoglycan-binding domain-containing protein, whose translation MPARSSATLAADTDATTPSLQRTIGRYALRYGTTGVALAAASIAASASAASADEGYEVRNGDTVSQIARDTGTSAQAIRSANSLDAQYRIRAGQTLTIPSGTSATSAPAATPTAAPAGSHTVVAGDTVSAIARATGSSTSAIVSANGLDARGFIRIGQTLTIPGAGSTAQAAPATQTAAPAGTHTVAAGDTVSAIARATGTSTSAIVSANGLDARGFIRIGQTLTIPATGAAAPTVTTVSSASPPVQVTSDKPLVGDTFLGRTYSRDVVSAANDNKATLNAMSVPSKADMQSMVRSTARAHGVDPALALAIATQESGFDQRAVSPANAIGTMQVIPSSGDWASDMVGHDLNLLDPQDNVTAGVAILARLLATSPSVDTAIAGYYQGQTSVRNNGMFDDTRRYVANVQTLANQYR comes from the coding sequence ATGCCAGCTCGCAGCAGCGCCACGCTCGCAGCCGACACCGACGCCACCACGCCGAGCCTGCAGCGCACCATCGGGCGCTACGCGCTCCGCTACGGGACCACCGGCGTGGCGCTCGCCGCCGCGTCGATCGCGGCCTCGGCGTCCGCAGCATCGGCCGACGAGGGCTACGAGGTCCGCAACGGCGACACCGTGAGCCAGATCGCCCGTGACACCGGGACGAGCGCGCAGGCCATCCGCTCCGCCAACAGCCTCGACGCCCAGTACCGCATCCGCGCCGGGCAGACGCTCACCATCCCGTCCGGCACCTCGGCGACCTCGGCACCTGCCGCGACCCCGACCGCCGCACCTGCCGGCAGCCACACCGTCGTCGCCGGGGACACCGTCTCCGCGATCGCCCGCGCCACCGGCTCGTCCACCTCCGCGATCGTCTCCGCCAACGGCCTCGACGCCCGCGGGTTCATCCGCATCGGCCAGACGCTCACCATCCCCGGCGCCGGCAGCACGGCCCAGGCCGCGCCGGCGACGCAGACCGCCGCACCCGCCGGGACGCACACCGTCGCCGCCGGAGACACGGTCTCGGCGATCGCCCGCGCCACCGGGACGTCCACCTCGGCCATCGTCTCCGCCAACGGCCTCGACGCCCGCGGGTTCATCCGCATCGGCCAGACCCTCACCATCCCCGCCACCGGCGCGGCCGCACCGACGGTCACGACCGTCTCGTCCGCCTCGCCGCCGGTCCAGGTGACCTCGGACAAGCCCCTCGTCGGAGACACCTTCCTCGGTCGCACCTACTCGCGCGACGTGGTCTCCGCGGCCAACGACAACAAGGCCACCCTCAACGCCATGTCCGTCCCCTCCAAGGCCGACATGCAGTCGATGGTCCGCAGCACCGCCCGCGCGCACGGCGTCGACCCGGCGCTCGCGCTGGCGATCGCCACCCAGGAGTCCGGCTTCGACCAGCGGGCCGTCTCCCCCGCCAACGCCATCGGCACGATGCAGGTCATCCCGAGCTCGGGCGACTGGGCCTCGGACATGGTCGGGCACGACCTCAACCTCCTCGACCCGCAGGACAACGTCACGGCGGGCGTCGCGATCCTCGCGCGCCTGCTCGCGACGAGCCCGTCGGTCGACACCGCGATCGCCGGCTACTACCAGGGCCAGACCTCGGTCCGGAACAACGGCATGTTCGACGACACCCGCCGCTACGTCGCCAACGTGCAGACCCTCGCAAACCAGTACAGGTGA
- a CDS encoding class II 3-deoxy-7-phosphoheptulonate synthase, whose protein sequence is MSVTVDPEIAAGLDHFRTLVAGQQPVWPDAEHLGSVSERLAAVPPLVVPAQLETLTERLAAAGRGEAFLLQGGDCAETFAEANADRVRNKVRTILQMAVVLTHGASMPVVKMGRMAGQYAKPRSSNDETRDGVTLPAYRGDMVNGHAFTEDARVPDPERLLQGYTISAATLNVVRALTTGGFADLRQVHEWNRGFMTNPAYARYERTAAEIDRAIRFMAACGADFEALRTVEFFVSHEALLLDYERALTRVSSQTGLPYDSSGHFLWIGERTRQLDGAHVDFLSRISNPIGVKLGPTTTGDDALRLQERLNPDGVPGRLTFITRMGASKIREALPPIVEKVTREGGPVTWVTDPMHGNTITSDSGYKTRRLEDVLDEVRGFFEVHRGQGSVPGGLHVELTGDDVTEVLGGSEEIDDAGLALRYETLVDPRLNHQQSLEMAFQVAEMLQAR, encoded by the coding sequence ATGAGCGTGACCGTCGATCCCGAGATCGCCGCGGGGCTCGACCACTTCCGCACGCTCGTCGCCGGGCAGCAGCCCGTGTGGCCTGACGCAGAGCACCTGGGGTCGGTCAGCGAGCGTCTCGCGGCCGTCCCGCCGCTCGTCGTGCCCGCGCAGCTCGAGACGCTCACCGAGCGTCTCGCGGCTGCCGGGCGCGGCGAGGCGTTCCTGCTGCAGGGCGGCGACTGCGCCGAGACCTTCGCCGAGGCGAACGCGGACCGCGTCCGCAACAAGGTCCGGACGATCCTGCAGATGGCCGTCGTGCTGACCCACGGCGCGAGCATGCCCGTGGTGAAGATGGGGCGCATGGCGGGGCAGTACGCCAAGCCGCGCAGCTCGAACGACGAGACGCGCGACGGCGTGACGCTGCCCGCGTACCGCGGCGACATGGTGAACGGGCACGCTTTCACCGAGGACGCCCGGGTCCCCGACCCGGAGCGGCTGCTGCAGGGGTACACGATCTCGGCGGCGACGCTCAACGTGGTCCGTGCGCTGACGACGGGCGGCTTCGCCGACCTGCGCCAGGTGCACGAGTGGAACCGCGGCTTCATGACGAACCCGGCCTACGCGCGCTACGAGCGGACGGCGGCCGAGATCGACCGGGCGATCCGCTTCATGGCGGCCTGCGGGGCAGACTTCGAGGCGCTGCGGACGGTCGAGTTCTTCGTCAGCCACGAGGCGCTGCTGCTCGACTACGAGCGTGCTCTCACGCGCGTGTCGTCGCAGACCGGTCTGCCCTACGACTCGTCCGGCCACTTCCTGTGGATCGGCGAGCGCACCCGGCAGCTCGACGGGGCGCACGTGGACTTCCTGTCGCGGATCTCGAACCCGATCGGCGTCAAGCTCGGCCCGACCACCACCGGGGACGACGCGCTGCGCCTGCAGGAGCGGCTCAACCCTGACGGCGTCCCGGGCCGGCTGACCTTCATCACCCGGATGGGTGCGTCGAAGATCCGTGAGGCGCTGCCGCCGATCGTCGAGAAGGTCACCCGGGAGGGCGGCCCGGTCACCTGGGTCACCGACCCGATGCACGGCAACACGATCACCTCTGACTCGGGCTACAAGACGCGCCGCCTCGAGGACGTCCTCGACGAGGTGCGCGGGTTCTTCGAGGTGCACCGTGGCCAGGGCTCCGTCCCCGGTGGGCTGCACGTCGAGCTGACCGGCGACGACGTCACCGAGGTGCTGGGCGGGAGCGAGGAGATCGACGACGCCGGGCTCGCGCTCCGGTACGAGACCCTCGTCGACCCGCGCCTCAACCACCAGCAGTCGCTGGAGATGGCGTTCCAGGTCGCCGAGATGCTCCAGGCCCGCTGA
- a CDS encoding ROK family glucokinase, whose translation MHAIGVDIGGTKIAAGVVDEKGQILAQTRVSTEPDDASSIDRAIAEVYRELSKDHEIGAVGLAAAGFVSADRTSVNFAPNIAWRDYPIADRVGALIGTDVPIVVENDANAAGWAEFRFGVGQDASDMLMLTVGTGLGGAVIVDNQLVRGRWGVAAEVGHMRVVPSGHYCGCGHEGCWEQYASGSALVRDARAAAIARPRDAAHLLDLVDGKADEINGPLVTMAAQSGDPLSIELLAELGRWIGEGAASVAALLDPEIIVIGGGVGAAGDLLVKPAREAYGQALPARGHRPEARIDLAALGNEAGIVGAADLARR comes from the coding sequence ATGCACGCCATCGGGGTCGACATCGGCGGGACGAAGATCGCGGCCGGGGTGGTGGACGAGAAGGGTCAGATCCTCGCCCAGACCCGTGTCAGCACGGAGCCCGACGATGCCTCGAGCATCGACCGCGCGATCGCCGAGGTCTACCGCGAGCTCTCCAAGGACCACGAGATCGGCGCCGTCGGCCTCGCCGCCGCCGGGTTCGTGAGCGCCGACCGGACGTCGGTGAACTTCGCCCCCAACATCGCGTGGCGCGACTACCCGATCGCCGACCGGGTCGGGGCTCTCATCGGGACCGACGTGCCGATCGTCGTCGAGAACGACGCCAACGCCGCCGGGTGGGCGGAGTTCCGCTTCGGCGTGGGCCAGGACGCGAGCGACATGCTCATGCTCACCGTCGGCACCGGGCTCGGGGGAGCGGTCATCGTCGACAACCAGCTCGTCCGCGGCCGCTGGGGCGTCGCCGCCGAGGTCGGCCACATGCGCGTGGTCCCGAGCGGCCACTACTGCGGCTGCGGCCACGAGGGCTGCTGGGAGCAGTACGCCTCCGGCTCCGCCCTGGTCCGTGACGCCCGTGCTGCGGCGATCGCCCGCCCGCGCGACGCAGCGCACCTGCTCGACCTCGTCGACGGCAAGGCCGACGAGATCAACGGCCCGCTGGTCACCATGGCGGCCCAGTCCGGCGACCCGCTGTCGATCGAGCTCCTCGCCGAGCTCGGACGGTGGATCGGTGAGGGGGCGGCCTCGGTCGCCGCCCTGCTCGACCCGGAGATCATCGTCATCGGCGGGGGCGTCGGCGCAGCGGGCGACCTGCTCGTCAAGCCGGCCCGCGAGGCCTACGGCCAGGCGCTGCCCGCCCGGGGCCACCGCCCCGAGGCCCGCATCGACCTCGCGGCCCTCGGGAACGAGGCCGGGATCGTCGGCGCCGCCGACCTCGCGCGCCGCTGA